One genomic segment of Luteitalea sp. includes these proteins:
- a CDS encoding helix-turn-helix domain-containing protein yields the protein MQAQTILVPEDQFADEIGQSKRSIERWRRIGFGPRYVKLGRRVLYRRCDIDQWLESRVRQHTAEQAQGAL from the coding sequence ATGCAAGCACAAACTATCCTCGTACCTGAAGACCAGTTCGCCGACGAGATCGGGCAGAGCAAGCGTTCCATCGAGCGGTGGCGGCGGATCGGGTTCGGGCCGCGCTACGTGAAGCTCGGGCGGCGCGTGCTGTACCGCCGTTGCGATATCGATCAGTGGCTCGAGTCGCGCGTGCGGCAACACACCGCAGAGCAAGCCCAAGGTGCGCTGTGA